Proteins encoded within one genomic window of Streptomyces taklimakanensis:
- a CDS encoding ABC transporter ATP-binding protein produces the protein MVTAPEDLLWARGLHYEHEGSPALLDVSVGVREGEIVSVTGPRGSGKSTLLGCLSGRLVPGRGEVWFDGVPVHGLTASARERLRRGRFGWVGSEPHLLPELTVWENAALPLLLSGTGRREARRRAGEWLDRLDVGEFARSRPGALLHAQRQRVAIARALAHSPTVVFADEPTARLHQGERTRVLRTLTTAARSHRITVVLASHDARVAGVADRSVMLVDGRRVGAEAPSDAPATAGRTAGKPGSEGRAPCSLST, from the coding sequence ATGGTGACCGCACCCGAGGACCTGCTCTGGGCGCGCGGACTGCACTACGAGCACGAGGGATCGCCCGCGCTGCTGGACGTGTCCGTCGGGGTCCGCGAGGGCGAGATCGTTTCCGTCACCGGTCCGCGCGGCAGCGGCAAGTCCACGCTGCTGGGCTGCCTGTCCGGGCGTCTGGTGCCGGGGCGGGGAGAGGTCTGGTTCGACGGCGTTCCCGTGCACGGCCTCACGGCCTCGGCACGTGAGCGGCTGCGCCGCGGCCGCTTCGGATGGGTCGGCAGCGAACCGCACCTGTTGCCGGAGCTGACGGTGTGGGAGAACGCCGCGCTGCCGCTGTTGTTGTCGGGGACGGGGCGACGGGAGGCCCGTCGGCGCGCCGGTGAGTGGCTGGACCGGCTGGACGTCGGCGAGTTCGCCCGCAGCCGGCCGGGCGCGCTGCTCCACGCGCAGCGTCAGCGGGTGGCCATCGCCCGCGCGCTGGCGCACTCCCCGACCGTGGTCTTCGCCGACGAGCCGACGGCCCGGCTGCACCAGGGCGAACGGACGCGGGTGCTGCGCACCCTGACCACCGCGGCCCGCTCGCACCGGATCACGGTCGTACTGGCCAGCCACGACGCGAGGGTGGCGGGCGTGGCAGACCGTTCGGTGATGCTCGTGGACGGCCGCCGGGTGGGCGCCGAGGCCCCGTCGGACGCTCCGGCGACCGCCGGGAGGACGGCCGGGAAACCCGGCTCGGAAGGCAGGGCACCGTGCTCGCTCTCCACCTAG
- a CDS encoding aminobutyraldehyde dehydrogenase: protein MGTELRRLRNHIDGEFRDAADGRTTDVVNPATGEVYATAPLSAAADVDAAMAAAEAAFPAWRDATPGTRQTVVLKIADAIEKRGDELLAVECENTGKPLELTRAEELPMMLDQIRFFAGAARLLEGKSAGEYMEGMTSFVRREPVGVCAQVAPWNYPMMMAVWKFAPALAAGNTVVLKPSDTTPASTVLLAEIIGGVLKEMGLPAGIFNVVCGDRETGRLMVEHRTPAMASITGSVRAGMEVAGSAAKDVKRVHLELGGKAPCVVFEDADIDAAVEGIRDGGFFNAGQDCTAATRVLVHESVHDEFVAALAKAAAEVKTGDVADPDCFYGPLNSSTHLEKVTGFIERLPEHAKVETGGKRVGDKGYFFAPTVVSGLRQDDEIVQNEVFGPVITVQRFGDEAEAVAHANDVEYALASSVWTRDHARAMRMSKALDFGCVWINTHIPLVAEMPHGGFKKSGYGKDLSAYGLEDYTRVKHVMTAL, encoded by the coding sequence GTGGGCACCGAACTGCGTCGGCTGCGCAACCACATCGACGGGGAGTTCCGGGACGCCGCCGACGGGCGCACCACCGACGTCGTCAACCCGGCGACCGGCGAGGTGTACGCGACGGCTCCGCTGTCCGCCGCCGCCGACGTCGACGCCGCCATGGCCGCCGCCGAGGCCGCCTTCCCGGCCTGGCGCGACGCCACCCCCGGCACCCGACAGACCGTCGTGCTGAAGATCGCCGACGCGATCGAGAAGCGCGGTGACGAGCTGCTGGCGGTCGAGTGCGAGAACACCGGCAAGCCCCTGGAGCTGACCAGGGCCGAGGAACTGCCGATGATGCTCGACCAGATCCGTTTCTTCGCGGGCGCCGCCCGCCTGCTGGAGGGCAAGTCCGCCGGCGAGTACATGGAGGGCATGACGTCCTTCGTCCGGCGCGAGCCGGTCGGGGTGTGCGCCCAGGTGGCGCCCTGGAACTACCCGATGATGATGGCCGTGTGGAAGTTCGCCCCGGCCCTGGCCGCCGGCAACACCGTCGTCCTCAAGCCCTCGGACACCACTCCGGCCTCCACCGTCCTGTTGGCCGAGATCATCGGCGGCGTGCTGAAGGAGATGGGCCTGCCGGCCGGGATCTTCAACGTCGTCTGCGGCGACCGGGAGACCGGCCGCCTGATGGTCGAGCACCGCACCCCGGCGATGGCCTCCATCACCGGCTCGGTCCGCGCGGGCATGGAGGTGGCCGGCAGCGCGGCCAAGGACGTCAAGCGCGTCCACCTGGAGCTGGGCGGCAAGGCACCCTGTGTGGTCTTCGAGGACGCCGACATCGACGCGGCCGTCGAGGGCATCCGCGACGGCGGCTTCTTCAACGCCGGTCAGGACTGCACCGCCGCCACCCGCGTCCTGGTCCACGAGTCGGTCCACGACGAGTTCGTCGCCGCCCTGGCCAAGGCCGCCGCCGAGGTGAAGACCGGTGACGTCGCCGACCCCGACTGCTTCTACGGGCCGCTGAACAGCTCCACCCACCTGGAGAAGGTCACCGGCTTCATCGAGCGCCTGCCCGAACACGCGAAGGTCGAGACGGGCGGCAAGCGGGTCGGCGACAAGGGCTACTTCTTCGCCCCGACCGTGGTCTCCGGGCTGCGGCAGGACGACGAGATCGTCCAGAACGAGGTCTTCGGCCCCGTCATCACCGTCCAGCGGTTCGGTGACGAGGCCGAGGCCGTGGCCCACGCCAACGACGTCGAGTACGCCCTGGCGTCCTCGGTGTGGACGAGGGACCACGCCCGCGCGATGCGGATGTCCAAGGCGCTCGACTTCGGCTGCGTGTGGATCAACACCCACATCCCGCTGGTCGCCGAGATGCCGCACGGCGGCTTCAAGAAGTCCGGCTACGGCAAGGACCTCTCCGCCTACGGGCTGGAGGACTACACCCGCGTCAAGCACGTGATGACGGCCCTGTGA
- a CDS encoding adenosine deaminase: MSHSAPDGLSAFIAGLPKAELHVHHVGSASPRIVAELAARHPSTSVPADEEALAEFFTFRDFAHFVEVYLSVVDLVRDAEDVRLLTYEVARDMARQNIRYAELTVTPYSSTRRGIPGPAFMEAIEDARRAAERELGVTLRWCFDIPGEAGLEAAEETARLACELRPEGLVSFGLGGPEVGVPRPQFKPYFDRAIAEGLHSVPHAGETTGPETIRDALDALRAERIGHGTSAPRDPRLLEHLAEHRIPLEVCPTSNLATRAVAALEEHPVREMAEAGVLVTINSDDPPMFGTDLCTEYGIAARLLGLDAAGVAELARNAVRVSFAPDDVKKSLLGEIDAHLASWPA; encoded by the coding sequence ATGTCCCACTCCGCCCCCGACGGTCTGTCCGCCTTCATCGCCGGCCTCCCCAAGGCGGAACTCCACGTCCACCACGTCGGCTCCGCCTCCCCCCGCATCGTCGCCGAGCTGGCCGCCCGGCACCCGAGCACGTCGGTGCCGGCCGACGAGGAGGCGCTCGCGGAGTTCTTCACCTTCCGTGACTTCGCCCACTTCGTCGAGGTCTACCTGTCGGTGGTGGACCTCGTGCGCGACGCCGAGGACGTCCGGCTGCTGACCTACGAGGTCGCCCGGGACATGGCCCGCCAGAACATCCGCTACGCGGAACTGACCGTCACCCCCTACAGCTCCACCCGGCGCGGCATACCGGGGCCCGCCTTCATGGAGGCGATCGAGGACGCCCGCCGGGCCGCCGAGAGGGAGCTGGGCGTCACCCTGCGCTGGTGCTTCGACATCCCCGGCGAGGCCGGTCTGGAGGCCGCCGAGGAGACCGCCCGGCTGGCCTGCGAGCTGCGCCCCGAGGGCCTGGTCTCCTTCGGGCTGGGCGGCCCGGAGGTGGGGGTGCCGCGCCCGCAGTTCAAGCCGTACTTCGACCGGGCGATCGCCGAGGGGCTGCACAGCGTCCCGCACGCCGGCGAGACCACCGGCCCGGAGACGATCCGGGACGCCCTCGACGCCCTGCGCGCCGAACGCATCGGCCACGGCACCAGCGCCCCGCGCGACCCGCGGCTGCTGGAGCACCTGGCCGAGCACCGGATCCCGCTGGAGGTCTGCCCGACCTCCAACCTGGCCACCCGGGCCGTGGCCGCGCTGGAGGAGCACCCGGTGCGGGAGATGGCCGAGGCGGGCGTACTGGTGACGATCAACAGCGACGACCCGCCGATGTTCGGCACGGACCTGTGCACCGAGTACGGGATCGCGGCCCGTCTGCTGGGCCTGGACGCGGCCGGTGTGGCGGAACTGGCGAGGAACGCCGTCCGCGTCTCCTTCGCGCCGGACGACGTCAAGAAGTCCCTGCTGGGCGAGATCGACGCCCACCTCGCCTCCTGGCCGGCCTGA
- a CDS encoding phosphatase PAP2 family protein — MTAALAVSTRALLLPVFLPLLLFAAIAWQVLSDGPLAEADERLAPVLRANAPPATVAELLADLGNVEVALPVLAAALGYAWLRGRRWIPSVTAVLASAAVPALVVPLKALTDRPGPLGGTGYFPSGHAATALIAYGAAVLLVLPYLPTRVRRLSVAVAVLVCAAAGAGLVWRGYHWVLDVSASWCLGTPLLAAVRAACRRPGPARRVGTPVGGERQEHGPDRRGGREGNGHRGGSAATTAP; from the coding sequence GTGACGGCGGCGCTCGCGGTGTCGACGCGCGCCCTGCTCCTCCCGGTGTTCCTGCCCCTGCTGCTCTTCGCCGCCATCGCCTGGCAGGTGCTCTCCGACGGGCCGCTGGCGGAGGCGGACGAGCGGCTCGCCCCCGTACTGCGCGCCAACGCCCCGCCCGCGACGGTCGCCGAACTCCTGGCCGACCTGGGCAACGTCGAGGTCGCGCTGCCCGTCCTGGCCGCGGCCCTGGGGTACGCGTGGCTGCGCGGGCGCCGCTGGATCCCGTCGGTGACGGCCGTCCTCGCGTCGGCCGCCGTCCCGGCGCTGGTGGTGCCGTTGAAGGCGCTGACCGACCGGCCCGGCCCGCTGGGGGGCACCGGTTACTTCCCCTCGGGGCACGCGGCGACGGCCCTGATCGCCTACGGCGCGGCCGTGCTGCTGGTGCTGCCGTACCTGCCGACGCGGGTGCGGCGACTGTCGGTGGCGGTCGCCGTCCTGGTGTGCGCCGCCGCCGGCGCGGGGCTGGTGTGGCGGGGCTACCACTGGGTGCTGGACGTGTCGGCGAGTTGGTGCCTGGGGACTCCGCTGTTGGCCGCCGTCCGCGCCGCCTGCCGCCGCCCGGGACCGGCCCGGCGCGTCGGGACCCCGGTCGGTGGGGAGCGGCAGGAGCACGGTCCCGACCGCCGGGGCGGCCGGGAGGGGAACGGCCACCGGGGCGGGAGCGCCGCGACGACCGCTCCGTAG